Proteins encoded together in one Nitrospiraceae bacterium window:
- a CDS encoding adenylosuccinate synthase: MAVVVVVGAQWGDEGKGKIIDVLTEKAEGVARYQGGHNAGHTVVIKNEKFVLHIIPSGILHKDKVCIVGNGVVVDPAALINEIDGLKKRGIETGKNFFLSRSAHLIMPYHTAIDKEQERLKGIKKIGTTGKGIGPAYVDKTARTGLRIGDLLYPEIFKEKLKINLEYINPFAKAIYNLPPFDIEGIYSEYMKYAERLSGYIADTDLILNKMIDEKKNLLLEGAQGTLLDIDHGTYPYVTSSNASAGGACTGLGVGPAKINNVIGVVKAYTTRVGEGPFPTEMKGALGEQIREKGGEYGATTGRPRRCGWLDLVVLRHSVMINGMSGIVLTKLDILDGLDTIKVCDSYTSEGKTYKNFPKELNVFEKCEPVYEDLPGWKENTSGAKKFSHLPKAARGYVRYIEKKLGIDVHIVSSGQKRNELIVLKKVFNG, encoded by the coding sequence ATGGCTGTGGTGGTGGTTGTTGGCGCGCAATGGGGGGATGAAGGCAAAGGGAAAATAATTGATGTCCTAACAGAAAAGGCTGAGGGTGTTGCAAGATATCAGGGCGGCCATAATGCAGGGCACACAGTTGTTATAAAAAATGAAAAGTTTGTGCTTCACATTATCCCTTCAGGGATTCTTCATAAAGACAAAGTCTGTATAGTAGGCAATGGCGTTGTTGTTGATCCTGCAGCGCTTATTAATGAAATTGACGGTTTGAAAAAAAGAGGGATAGAGACAGGTAAAAACTTTTTTCTAAGCAGAAGCGCCCATTTAATAATGCCTTACCATACTGCAATCGATAAGGAACAGGAGAGACTTAAGGGGATAAAAAAAATAGGCACAACAGGAAAAGGAATAGGGCCTGCTTATGTTGACAAGACTGCAAGAACCGGTCTTAGGATCGGAGACTTGCTTTATCCTGAGATTTTCAAGGAGAAGCTTAAGATAAATCTTGAATATATAAATCCCTTTGCAAAGGCCATATATAATCTTCCGCCATTTGATATTGAAGGCATCTATAGCGAATACATGAAATACGCAGAAAGGCTTTCAGGTTATATAGCTGACACAGATTTAATTCTTAATAAAATGATCGATGAGAAAAAAAATCTGCTACTTGAAGGAGCACAGGGCACTCTGCTTGACATTGACCACGGAACATATCCTTATGTAACATCCTCGAATGCAAGTGCAGGAGGAGCCTGTACAGGGCTGGGCGTGGGTCCTGCAAAAATTAACAATGTTATAGGAGTTGTTAAAGCATACACAACAAGGGTTGGAGAAGGACCGTTCCCAACAGAGATGAAAGGCGCTCTTGGCGAGCAGATAAGGGAAAAAGGCGGAGAATACGGAGCAACAACCGGAAGACCGAGAAGATGCGGATGGCTTGATCTGGTGGTATTAAGGCATTCGGTAATGATTAATGGAATGAGCGGTATTGTTCTTACAAAACTTGATATTCTTGACGGGCTTGATACAATTAAAGTGTGCGATTCATATACATCCGAAGGGAAGACATACAAGAACTTTCCAAAGGAATTAAATGTATTTGAAAAATGCGAGCCTGTATATGAAGACCTGCCGGGCTGGAAAGAAAACACATCAGGAGCAAAAAAATTCAGTCATCTGCCCAAAGCAGCCAGGGGATACGTAAGATATATAGAGAAGAAGCTGGGAATTGATGTTCACATTGTATCTTCAGGACAAAAGAGGAATGAACTTATAGTTTTAAAAAAGGTGTTCAATGGCTAA
- a CDS encoding PilZ domain-containing protein translates to MAKRESDRRTRRLEVKFKSWRSTETYPGTTSDVSESGLFVRTRYGLIPGTFVEVQIYLPDGTMAKVQGQVKRTIKTGISTFKNGMGILITEKDQNYIKLMHGQIDRFEDENTAMNDLKTEKGSSEIPKTAPKAEQEIEYVIVVCKGCSVKNKVAKQKLSLSPRCGKCGITLKHAGMA, encoded by the coding sequence ATGGCTAAAAGGGAATCTGATCGGCGTACTAGAAGGCTTGAAGTAAAATTCAAGTCATGGAGAAGCACTGAAACTTATCCTGGAACAACAAGTGATGTATCAGAATCAGGACTCTTTGTAAGAACCCGTTACGGCCTTATACCGGGCACATTCGTAGAAGTACAGATATATCTTCCTGACGGTACAATGGCAAAGGTGCAGGGTCAGGTAAAGAGAACAATAAAAACAGGAATAAGCACTTTTAAAAATGGCATGGGGATATTGATAACAGAGAAAGACCAAAATTACATTAAACTCATGCATGGTCAAATAGACAGGTTTGAAGATGAAAATACAGCCATGAATGATCTTAAAACAGAGAAGGGGTCTTCAGAAATTCCTAAAACTGCACCAAAGGCAGAACAAGAAATAGAATATGTCATAGTAGTTTGCAAGGGCTGTAGTGTAAAAAATAAAGTCGCTAAACAAAAGCTTTCACTGAGTCCAAGGTGCGGGAAGTGTGGAATAACTCTAAAACACGCAGGTATGGCTTAG
- a CDS encoding ComF family protein has translation MNYGIYADVLAEAIHLMKFSKLRRLANALGSLFFELSIPRYDGIVPVPLSANSLKARGFNQSLLISRVLSKKLRIPIYIDMLFKTRETLPQIGLNAKERIKNLRGSFEAKKINGLRLLLVDDVMTTGATARECSKVLVKAGAEDVIVVTLARPSRM, from the coding sequence TTGAATTACGGGATATATGCTGATGTACTTGCAGAGGCAATACATCTCATGAAATTTTCGAAGCTCAGAAGACTTGCAAACGCATTAGGCAGTCTGTTTTTTGAGTTAAGCATTCCGAGATATGACGGTATCGTGCCTGTTCCATTAAGCGCCAATAGTTTAAAAGCGAGGGGGTTTAATCAGTCGCTTCTTATCTCAAGGGTGCTCTCAAAGAAACTAAGGATTCCCATTTATATCGACATGCTTTTTAAAACAAGAGAAACTCTTCCCCAGATTGGTCTGAATGCCAAGGAGCGAATAAAAAATTTAAGGGGTTCTTTTGAAGCAAAGAAAATAAATGGACTAAGGCTCTTGCTTGTAGATGATGTTATGACAACAGGAGCTACTGCAAGGGAATGTTCAAAAGTGCTTGTAAAAGCAGGAGCAGAAGATGTTATTGTCGTAACGCTTGCACGGCCAAGCAGGATGTGA
- a CDS encoding histidinol phosphate phosphatase domain-containing protein, which translates to MIDLHTHTLFSDGELLPAELIQRASVIGYKAIAITDHVDQSNIDIVIPRIIKVLDALKDSISITAIPGVEITHVPPSLISSLVKEARQLGAKIVVVHGETTSEPVKEGTNRAAIEAGVDILAHPGLISTDDIKLAKEKGVALEITSRKGHSFTNGHVGREAIKHGATLVINTDTHSPYDLISLEKAKKILAGAGIDEDKIKAVFNNSKTIVEKILRRN; encoded by the coding sequence ATGATTGATCTTCACACACATACTTTATTCAGCGACGGCGAGCTTCTGCCGGCAGAGCTCATACAAAGGGCGTCTGTAATAGGCTATAAAGCTATTGCAATTACAGACCATGTTGACCAGTCTAATATTGATATTGTTATACCAAGAATCATTAAAGTGCTTGATGCGTTAAAAGACAGCATATCAATAACTGCAATTCCTGGTGTTGAGATAACTCATGTTCCGCCATCACTAATATCCTCGCTTGTAAAAGAGGCAAGACAGCTAGGAGCGAAGATAGTTGTTGTGCATGGAGAGACAACATCAGAGCCTGTAAAAGAAGGAACAAACAGGGCTGCAATAGAAGCAGGCGTTGATATACTTGCTCACCCTGGACTTATCTCCACAGATGACATTAAACTTGCAAAAGAAAAAGGCGTTGCGCTTGAGATTACATCAAGAAAAGGACATTCTTTTACAAACGGTCATGTTGGAAGAGAGGCAATAAAGCATGGAGCGACATTGGTTATAAATACTGATACACACAGTCCGTATGATCTTATAAGTCTTGAGAAGGCAAAAAAGATATTGGCTGGCGCAGGCATAGATGAAGACAAGATCAAAGCTGTATTTAACAATTCAAAGACAATAGTAGAAAAGATACTCAGGAGGAATTAA
- a CDS encoding tetratricopeptide repeat protein, which yields MPKAIKKKTVKKHAINETTTRSFISKSMEYFSDNNKIFILISVGAVLVIFLIAGIFLYNRISSNKAEKLGEEAFKTYYGITNRQPVSREARFIKAGELFKKSYEAKKSPVALFYMAACYYEMGKYDDAVKMLDELNKKYPDDEMFVPLTYYKLALISLKKDDKAESLRYLDILSKYKTTSYKDLALIEAGKILESMGRTADAKKKYEELIKDYPQSPFAEEARLKAAKK from the coding sequence ATGCCAAAGGCAATAAAAAAGAAGACTGTAAAGAAACATGCTATCAACGAGACAACAACCAGAAGCTTTATCTCAAAATCAATGGAATATTTTTCAGATAATAACAAAATTTTTATTTTGATTTCGGTTGGTGCTGTTTTAGTTATTTTTCTTATTGCAGGTATTTTTCTTTACAACAGAATTTCAAGCAATAAGGCAGAAAAACTTGGGGAAGAAGCATTTAAAACATATTACGGAATTACAAATAGACAGCCTGTATCGAGAGAAGCTAGATTTATAAAGGCAGGAGAACTTTTCAAAAAATCATACGAGGCAAAAAAATCACCTGTCGCTCTTTTTTATATGGCAGCCTGTTACTATGAGATGGGAAAATATGATGATGCAGTTAAAATGCTCGATGAACTCAATAAGAAATATCCTGATGATGAGATGTTTGTGCCTCTGACATACTACAAACTTGCATTAATAAGTCTTAAAAAAGATGATAAGGCAGAATCACTAAGATATCTTGATATACTATCAAAATATAAAACAACATCATATAAGGATCTCGCACTTATTGAAGCAGGGAAAATTCTGGAGTCAATGGGCAGGACGGCAGATGCAAAAAAGAAATACGAGGAACTCATAAAGGATTATCCGCAGTCTCCATTTGCCGAAGAGGCAAGACTAAAAGCAGCGAAGAAATAA